Genomic segment of Shewanella sp. OMA3-2:
TGACCACAATAATCCAATTTATTACAGGTAGCATAAAGCAATAATAACCATATTGAATTGGCACCTTAGTACCATAGGAACACGGCTGGTTTTCGGTAATAGTAGCTAACATAACTTATGAGTTAACCTTCAAAAGAGAGAGCTTTATGTCTGGATTTAATAAAGTCGTTAACAGCTATACTGAGGCATTATCAGGTCTTGAAGATGGTATGACGGTTATTGCTGGTGGGTTTGGATTATGTGGCATTCCTGAAAACCTCATTAAAGAAATTAAAAGAATGGGCACCAAAAATCTGACCGTAGTATCCAATAATTGCGGCACCACAGATTACGGCTTGGGCCTATTATTGTTTGATAAACAAATAAAGAAAATGATTGCCTCCTATGTGGGAGAAAACGCCAATTTTGAAGCTCAAATGTTGTCGGGTGAGCTTGAAGTTGAACTAACACCTCAAGGTACCTTAGCGGAAAAAATGAGAGCAGCAGGCGCTGGCATACCGGCGTTTTATACTGCTACAGGGTTTGGAACTGATGTGGCGATAGGTAAAGACGTCAAAGAGTTTAAGGGTAAAAGCTATATACTTGAGGAGTCGATAAAAGGTGACTTTTCAATAGTTAAAGCGTGGAAAGCAGATACGTTTGGTAACCTGGTTTTTCGTAAAACTGCCCGTAACTTTAACCCACTAGCAGCCACTGCAGGAAAAATAACCGTCGTTGAAGTTGAAATTATTGTTCAACCTGGAGAGTTACATCCAGATGAAATTCATACCCCAGGCATCTACGTTGATCGCCTTATTCAAGGCACGTTTGAAAAACGTATCGAGCAAGTGACCACCCGACCAGCAGCAATAAAAGTAGAGGTGTAAATTATGGCACTAACAAGAGAGCAACTCGCTAAACGTGTCGCCCAAGAACTTAAAGACGGCTACTACGTTAACCTAGGTATTGGCATTCCTACATTAGTCGCAAATTATATTCCTGATGGTATTGAAGTGATGCTGCAATCAGAAAATGGCTTGTTGGGTATGGGGCAATTCCCAACGGAGGATGAGGTTGATGCCGATCTTATTAATGCAGGCAAACAAACGGTAACTATGGCGACAGGCGCCGTTGTGTTTGATTCAGCAGAGTCTTTTGCCATGATAAGAGGCGGGCATGTAGATTTAACCGTTTTAGGCGCTTTTGAAGTCGATACTCAAGGAAATATAGCGTCTTATATGATCCTGGTAAACTGATAAAAGGCATGGGCGGTGCGATGGATTTGGTTGCAGGCGCTGAGAATATTATCGTGACCATGACACATGCTTCTAAAAGTGGTGAATCTAAGTTGCTGACAGAATGTACATTACCGTTAACGGGTAAGGCATGTATTAAGAAAGTGATAACTGATCTGGCATTTATTGAAATAAAGAATGGCAAATTTCACTTACTTGAACGGGCACCAGGCGTCAGTGTTGAGCAAATTATCAAACTGACTGCTGGCGAACTTGTTGTACCCAGTGTTGTACCTGAAATGGTGCTTGATTAATACCTGCTAGTACTAATTCCATTTAATTCTGACTGTTTAAAAACTTATAAGCTCGGTTGAGTTTCGACCAGGCGTTATCTACATCAAACATCCAATTAATACTAGCCTTCTCGTTATTCCTGGTTGTTTCCCAAGCCTTAAGAGAAAGCCGCAGATCATTCCACGTGCCAATTCGTCTATCCAAACATTGTCTGTTCATCACGCCTATCTCAATTTCTACCATATTTAACCAACTGGCATGTTTTGGGGTGTAGTGAAATTCAATTTTCTTCAAGATACGCCGAGCTTCTGCTGCTGGATAAGCTTTGTATAAAGAGCCTGGGGAGTGCGTTGTGTAGTTGTCTAAAACCAAGTGGATTTTATCGGCATCAGGATAATGAACATCAACCAAATCCCGCATACACGCTGCAAAGTCTTCTCGTTTCTTGGTTGCTGTTGCTTTAGCATGTCGCCAGCCTCTATGCCTATCGTACATCAGATAGATATTGGCCACATCTTCACGCCGGTACTCGTAATCTTCTTTAGCTAAGTGTCCTGGCGAAGCTAATTTGGGCGGTTTCACATGTGACACCAGTTGTTTCATTGCTTC
This window contains:
- a CDS encoding CoA transferase subunit A, with translation MSGFNKVVNSYTEALSGLEDGMTVIAGGFGLCGIPENLIKEIKRMGTKNLTVVSNNCGTTDYGLGLLLFDKQIKKMIASYVGENANFEAQMLSGELEVELTPQGTLAEKMRAAGAGIPAFYTATGFGTDVAIGKDVKEFKGKSYILEESIKGDFSIVKAWKADTFGNLVFRKTARNFNPLAATAGKITVVEVEIIVQPGELHPDEIHTPGIYVDRLIQGTFEKRIEQVTTRPAAIKVEV
- a CDS encoding IS630 family transposase produces the protein MNITYLVELTQEELHTLKTLLSKGLHNARLLKRANILLLANQHQHSDKDISQLLNTSTSTIYRTKKRFVEEGLKVALAEGKRTGQPKLLSANDDATLVSIACSEPPDGRARWTLSLIADRLITLTELESVSLETVRQRLKNNELKPWQKKMWCIGELDSDFIAQMEEVLDIYAMPADEKHPVVNFDEAMKQLVSHVKPPKLASPGHLAKEDYEYRREDVANIYLMYDRHRGWRHAKATATKKREDFAACMRDLVDVHYPDADKIHLVLDNYTTHSPGSLYKAYPAAEARRILKKIEFHYTPKHASWLNMVEIEIGVMNRQCLDRRIGTWNDLRLSLKAWETTRNNEKASINWMFDVDNAWSKLNRAYKFLNSQN